Genomic DNA from Haloplanus aerogenes:
ACGAGGACGACGAGGATGAACTTCGCCGACGCACGCCGTTCGCTTTCTTCGATCCGATTGGCGAATTCGTGTATCGGATCTTTCACGGAGAGCAGTACTGTGATGGCGCCGCCGACGATGATCGCGATGATCGCGCCGCGGTCGGAATGCATCGCCATTGCACCGAGGATGACTGTGACGAGGGCGGCCACGAGCGTCGTCAGGCCGATATCACCCTCGTACCAGATCTTCCCGACGTAGGCAACGGTGAGTGGCACGACGAGCGTTCCCACGGCGAGTGGAAGGACTGACGGGAAGAAGGCCTGAACGAGCGCCCCATAGAGCGCGATCAGCGGAAACGTCCGACTCCCGGCGAACGATCCGCCCGACTCGCTTTGCTCCCGTTCCAGACCGATGAGTGCGCCGAGGCCAGTTGCGAGCAGGAGATGGAAGATGGTCTCCGCAAGAGGACCAGTTGTAGGATCGACCATTGTGTAGCCTTTCCAGCCAGTGGATTGTCAAACAATAGGGACGGAGCGAGCGTTTGACGTGCTGTCGTCCTCATTCTGGCTTTCCGTCCACCTGGGAAGAGGGGATATCCGCCCTTACTGCCAGAATCAGCAACTGAACGGGATCCGGTCGAGGCCAGGAGTCATGCACACTGACAGTACCCCTTTATCCTAACTAACACGACGTGAGCGGCCAGCGATGAGGCTTTTTATCGGTCTGCTCCGACACGGGGAATATGATCGGCCAGGTTTCTCCACCCAAGTGGTTGATAGACATCCTAGCGGCGTACGAGCAGGTGTTGTCGGAATTGTTCTGGTTCATCGTGGGATTCGGCGTCGTGTATCTCATAAGCCAGGTTTTTCTCGTTCCACTCGCGACCCAAGTCGTCAGATCGCGTAATCGCAATAACCCAACAATTGAGACAGCAACAAAAACGTACCTTCGGGTCGTTCTGATCGGATTCGCCACGCTAACGGGTATCATCGCCGCTGGCTACGGACGGATACTCTCCGAGTCAGCGGTCATCATCGCCGCCCTCACCTTCGCCCTCGGCATCGCTGGCCAGCAAGTGTTCGGGTCGCTTATCAGTGGGATGTTCCTCGTCGCTGATCCGGACTTTAACGTCGGCGACTGGATCGAGTGGCCGGGCGGAGAAGGTACTGTCGAAGCAGTCGATTTTCGTGTCACCCGTATCCGGACACCGAACCACGAAACGATCTCGGTCCCTAATACTGAACTCACAACCAACGCGATCACCCGGCCCTACGGTCGGAACAGGTATCGACTGACAGAACAGGTATACGTCGCCTATTACGAGGACACCGAGCGGGCCCTGTTGGAGTTACAACAGATCGCCACGAACCTCGAATCGGTTCTTGGTGATCCAGCGCCGAATACACGTATCGTCAAACTCGGGGAGAATGCAATCACGATACAAGCAGAATTCTGGACCGAAAATCCGAGACACATAAATATACTGACGCTTCGCTCTGACTTCCGCCGATTAGTGAAACGGCACTTCGATGAGGAAGATATTACGCTCGCTCCCCCATCCGCGCAGTTGCTTTCGGGGGGCGTAACCGTGACAGACAGGAGATCCGAGTCACCAGCCTCGAATAGCGAATAAAACGGGATAGATCAGAACCGGGGGGACGAATCCGTGGAGAGGACTTTGTTGAACCCTCTTTACGTCTGGCGATTTGATGAGGAGCCAGATTCTCACCGGATCCGCGAAAACTCGCGTGAGGAACTGCTCTTCTGAATGTCAAATCTAGAGGGCTTCAACAGCGTCGTGGAGATATACTTTCGCGTGGGTTTCTCGACCGGATGGGAAGCGTTCATTCTCCCGAATGAACTGAATGATCCACCGCTTCAGCGTCTCAATCTCCTTATCGCCGGACGACTCGTTTAACCTCTCGCAGGGACTTCTCGTATACGCTCCGACGGGACCCCTCCTTCTGTTTCGTCTAGCGGCGCGTCCCGAGGTCGAACTCCTCTTGGACTGTGTCGTCAATCGATCGGAGCGCCTCATTTTACGGTTAATCTACTCCGTCGTAATCGAGCCTCGAAACTCTACGTGGTGGTCCCCGTGGAACAGGGTTGATTCCCTCACACGACTAAGTGGACAGCATGTACTCCGATATCCTGATCCCCACGGATGGAAGCCCGGGAGCGCAGGAAGCTATCGAACACGGACTCGAAATCGCACAACAGTACGAAGCCACGGTTCATGCCCTGTACGTGGTCGATACGCGAGTGTCACGATCCGGTCCGCTTCTCGAATCGCTCCAGCGCGAAGGGCGAAAGGCAGTACGGGACCTCGAGGTGGCAGGGACTCAAGCCGGGCTCACCGTCGTCACAGAGGTCGTTGAAGGGGTTCCACCTCAAGAGATTCTGGAGTATAGTGCGATGCAGGGGATCGATCTCATCGTGATGGGAACGCAGGGCCGGACTGGCATCGATCGCTTCGTGATGGGAAGTGTCGCTGAACGTGTGGTCCGCCACTCTCCGGTTCCCGTTCTCATGGTGCGCAGAGAATAACTGTAGCCGAATACTCACGAGAATTGCCACAACAGAGATACTGACTACTCTCTATCGCAATCGGTGGCAACCCCTGCCTCAGAATGCGTCAAGCGATCTCCAGTACTCGTAAGGGGAGACCGCGTGAACGAATACCATGCCCAAATCCGCACCCTTCGAACGATACACCGACCAATATGAGAGTTGGTTCGACACACATGAAGACACCTACCAGTCCGAAGTCGAAGCTCTCCAGCGACTGATCCCACAGCCAGGATTCGGGATCGAGATCGGCGTCGGCAGCGCCCGGTTCGCGTCCCCGCTCGGGATGCAGGTGGGACTTGATCCTGCCGACGACATGCTGATTCGGGCCCGCGAGCGGGGGATCGACGTCGTCAAAGGCGTCGCTGAATCCCTGCCGTTCAGAGACGGAACGTTCGACACTGCGCTGATCGTCACGACGATCTGTTTCGTCGACGACATCCCCCAGACACTGGCTGAAGCCCGGCGAGTGCTGCGTCCGGACGGATCGCTCGTCATCGGCTATATCGACAAGGACAGCCCAGTCGGTCAGATCTATCAGGAGACGAAGTCGGAGAACCCGTTCTATCGGGAGGCCGTGTTCGTCTCGACTGACGAACTCGTCGATGCGCTCGACGCTGCGGGGTTCTCGGAGTTCGAGTTCGTGCAGACCATCTACCACTGGCCCGACGAGATCGACGAGCCCGAACCGATCGAAGAAGGGTACGGCGGCGGGTCCTTCGTCGGAATCAAGGCGACCCTGTAGCAGCTATTGCCCAGTACTGGACCGCGTCTACTGTTGAAGACGCGTTTATGGCCGCGGGGTAATCTACTCCTGTGACTCGACTGATTCGCGGGTTGATGGGGAGCGGTTCATGCATTCGTGACCATCAAGCACTACTGTACTTCCCGTAGACGGGGTCTCCGGAGTGGCCGTTCGAATCAAGAGTCACGCTACCACGTGAGTACGTAGAACGCGATCAGCCCAAGAGACGAAAGAAGCCCTGCAACCGCCGTGATCGACAGTTGGCCGACGTTAAGCGGCGTTCGAAATCCCCGTTCCAGATCTGGTCGTGAATACCGGAGTTTCAGCAACGCGGCATTCACCAGCACGAAGACGACCAATAGCATGAGATTGGCCAATCCTGCCACGAGTCCGATATCGCCGAGGAAAATGAAAGGAATCGTGATGAGTCCGACTACCACCACTGCATAATGTGGTGTTTGACGGGACGAGTGCACGCGAGAGAACATCTCCGGGAACACGTGGTACTCCGATTTCGACACGCCGTAGAACAGACGCGAGGTCGAGATCTGGAGGATGAGTACAGTGTTTGTCGTCGAGAAGAGAGCGATTGCGCCGAGCACTGTTGACCCGAGTGGTCCCCAGCCGACCCGGGCAACCTCTGCCAGCGGCGACGCCGAACGGCCCAAGACGCGCCAGTCAACCAGCGCGACCGCCGATAACCCAACGAGTACGTACAGGAGTGTCGTGATACCGATAGAGAAGATAATCGCACGTGGGATCGTCACAGTCGCATCCTCGGTCTCTTCGGACAGGTTTACGATCGATCCGAAGCCGAGATAGGCGAAGAAAATCAGAAACCCCGCGTGGATGACGCCGAATGCGCCGTTCGGGGCGTGGAGGATCTCGGCGTTACCCCATGAACCACTCGCGATCCAGATGATTATCACCAGTCCGGCGACCTCGATCCCGGTGAAGAGGACGTTTATTTTGGTGGAGAGGTCGATGCCCCAGAAGTTGATACCGGTCATAACGACGACGAGGAGAATGGCGATTGGGATCGATGGAACATCAACGAAGGCAGAGAGATAGCCCGAGAAGGCCAATGCCACCGCTGCGGACGAGATGACGCCCATGAACAGGCGGCCGAGCGCTGTCATGTCTGAAATGAGTTTGCGGTCGAACGCCTCGTGAACGTAGATATAATCACCTTCCGCTTTCGGGAACAGCGAGGCGAGCTCGGCATAGCTCAGTCCCGTTAATGACGCGATCAGGGCGGCCAGCAGAAACGAAATCACGATCGAGCCGCCGGTCACGCCAGTTGCCTCGCCGAGAATCGCGTAAATGCCAGCCCCGAGAATCAGGCCAACGCCGTAGACGACGGCTTCGAGGAGTCCGAGTTCGCGACGTAATTCTGACATCATTCACCCTATCTCGTAGTTGACATAAAAACACGATGTTCGAGCACGACATAGATTTGTAGCCCCGTCTTCGGTTCAAGGCTGAATGTAGTATGCGGGCCGTTGCGCTCGGATGACCGACGCCGGCTGCTGGTTTTCGTCGGCGAGTAGTTCGGTCAGGTCGTCGGCGGTGATTATCCCGACACGTTCGTCGCTTTCGTCGCCTAGATGAATGGTCTCGAACTAACGCTCCGCCTACTCAGCGGTGTTTTACTCATCCTCGCGAACGGATTCTTCGTTGCGATTGAGTTCGCGCTCACTCGCGTGCGACAGTATCCCAAATCCGAGTTCGACATCCCGGGACTCGAGCGAGCCTGGGAGATGACACAGGACCTCGAAATATATCTTACGAGCTGTCAGGTCGGCATCTCTGCGACGAGTATCGCCGTCGGCATCGTCGCGGAACCTGTCCTGGCTTCGTTGATCGATCCAGTGTTCGAGAATACGCTGCTCACGTCGATTGGAGCGGGTGGCATCCTCGCGTTTGTCATCATCAATCTGCTCCACCTGACCCACGGTGAACAGACCCCCACGTATCTCGGGGTCGAGCGGACGAAGTTCGTCGTTCGGTACGGCGCGACACCGCTGTACTGGTTTGCCAAACTGCTCTACCCGGTCATCGTGCTCGGAGACAGCGTCGCCAAATGGACGCTCTGGCTGTTCGGTGTCGAGATGACCAGTGCCTGGCTAGAAACCGAAACCGATCGGGTCGAATCGCGGGCGGACCTCCGCCACCGCCTCGGGACCTTGCTCGACCGGGGGAACCTTTCTGAGGAACGGCAAGAAGAAATCCTGAACGCCTTCACTGTCGGCGAACGGCCCGTCAGCGACATCATGACCGATCGTGAGGACATTATTTTTCTCTCGACAGCCGTCTCCGCCCAGGAAAATTTCGATCGAATCGGAACAAGCCTGCACACGCGATTTCCCTTGATTGGTGGCGATCCAGCCGATTATCGAGGGGTTGTCTACGTCCCTGCAGTTGTCGATCAGATCGACGAACTCCGGCGTGGCGAGGTCACGTTCGAGGATATCGCCGTTCCACAGATGACGCTTCGAGCAGACACGCTCATCAGCGATGCCGTCGACCAGTTTCAGGACGAGCACCAGGAGCTCGCGCTCGTGTATGATGAAGACGAGGAGAACGTCGTGGGACTGATCACCGCGACGGACGCCCTCGAAGCAGTGATGGGTGAGATCGAAGACCCGCTCGACATCAAACTCCGGGAACGAAAGAGCGTCCCCCAGTGAACTGGCCGTACGAGTCCAATGCCGACGGAATCTCCACGACCTCCTCTTCGGGGTGTCATAGAACTAGTCACAAGGAGTTGCTTTGGACCCGTGGGCCGGCAACAGAACAGCGTACACCTGATGAAGACGGTGCTGTATCTCAGTGTAGCTTCAACTCCCTCCTTGCGAGTGTTTCTCCTCATCAATCGGGCGGTAGTACCAACCTCTGACAGAAACAGGATGCAAGACTTAGAGAGTGAGGGCGCGTTAAAAATATTGATTCCGAATTGAGGTATGAGAATTAAATCCTCTGCCGCCGAATATCAGGGGCAAATCTCCCTCTCAACCCTTCTTATAGTGTCCTCGGAGAGTGAGTTCAGCAGTTGTTCAACAGGGCAGTCTCGGTGAGGAGATATACAGGACTGATTCGATACTCACAACAGTCAGCTCGCTTTGAAGTTGTTTTAAATAATTTTAGTAGATGGAACGAGAGGCACCCATATGGACACACGACAGTCGAGCAAACCCAGCTCCCAGCCCCACCGATGGTAAATGTCGCGCTCTCGCTGGCGCAAGTCGTCCTTGCGCTGGCTCTGGTGGTGTTGAACGGCTTTTTTGTCGCTGCAGAGTTCGCCTTCGTACGGATACGAGGGACATCGGTCGAACAACTTGCTGAGGAGGGACGCCCCGGCGCGGGGACGCTCCAAGAAGTGATGGTGAGCCTTGACGACTATCTCGCGACGACGCAACTCGGCATTACCATCGCCTCGCTCGGGTTGGGGTGGGTCGGCGAACCCGCCGTGGCTGCGCTCATCGAACCCGTACTGGAACCGATTCTCCCGGCGGGTCTCATCCATCTCGTCGCTTTCGCAATCGGCTTCAGTATCATCACGTTCCTCCACGTCGTCTTCGGTGAACTCGCGCCGAAGACGCTCGCAATCGCCCAGACCGAGCGACTCTCCCTGTTCCTCGCCCCGCCGATGAAGGTCTTCTATTACATCCTCTATCCAGGAATCGTCGTCTTCAACGGGGCTGCCAACGCATTCACGCGAGCACTCGGCGTGCCACCCGCCTCCGAAACGGACGAGACGCTCGGCGAGCGGGAGCTCCTTCGGGTGCTGACTCGATCCGGCGAGGAAGGAGACATCGACGTTGCAGAGGTGAAGATGATCGAGCGGGTCTTCGACCTCGACGACGTCGTGGTGCGGGAGGTCATGGTTCCACGACCGGACGTGGTGAGCGTTCCCGCCGATGCCTCGCTCTCCGACCTTCAGTCGATCGTCCTTGAGGCTGGTCATACGCGCTATCCAGTTCTTGATGCCGACGACAGCGACCAAGTGATCGGATTCGTAGATGTCAAGGACGTGCTCCGAGCGGAGGTGGAGGACGGTGACGCCGAGATAGTCGGCGACATCGCCCGCGAAATTGTCATCGCTCCTGAGACGATGGCACTGAGCGATCTCCTGAGGCAGTTCAGGGAAGATCAACAGCAAATGGCCGCAGTTATCGACGAGTGGGGGGCATTCGAGGGGATTGCAACGGTTGAAGACGTCGTCGAGGCGCTCGTTGGAGACCTCCGGGATGAGTTTGATATGGACGAGCGTGAGCCCTCGATTCGCCGGCGTGGCGATGAGGGGTACGACATCGACGGCAGCGTCCCGTTATCGAAAATCAACGACATGATCGAGGGAGATTTCACAAGTGAAGAGGTCGAAACGATCGGTGGACTGGTACTCGAGCAACTCAACCGTGCGCCAGAACGTGGCGATCGCGTTGAGGTCGACGGGTACGTCATTGAGGTGACGAGCGTTGAGGGGACCCGAATTTCGACGGTCTGGGTTCACGAACGTGAAGAGGATGATTCAGTGGTAGACTGATCGGGATTATGGTAGCCGGTTGGAGGTCCAGAGACCCTCGACCGGCAGAGAATGAGATTCGCATGAAAGCGAATCGATGGACTACTGCGATACCGGACACGCGCGTTGTATCTTGCACGGCTTCAGGAAGATGATCTGAATTTGTTATTTTGATTGCTGGGTGATTTACTCGCGCGCTCTTCGGTAACGTAGCGGAAGTAGCTCTCACGAACCAGTAGGGACGCATGCACAGGAGTTCGATAGCCACGGGCCATCTCCCAGAACCGCTACTCCCTGTGTCCAACCGTGATGACTGGAACTGGTGCAGAGCGGACGGTCTTCTCGGCGACACTCCCGAGAAGGATTCGATCGCTCCCGCGTCTCCCTGTCGTCCCCATCACGACGGCGTGGATATCGTTCGAGTCGATGGTCCCGAGTATTAGCTCGATAGGGGATCCGTGTTCGACGTGCCGGACCGTGTTCGATACGCCGCGTGTCTCCGCCTCGGACACGACGTCGTCCACGGCGTCGGTCGCAACCTGTTCACGTTCATGTCCCGAAATCGTGGAGCGAACGTCCAGACCCAGCGACGTATCGTCGACGACAGACAGCACGTGAACAGTCGCATCGAGAGCCGCTGCAAGTGAGAGGCCATACTCGGCAGCATGGGCCGCACCGGCACTCCCGTCGGTCGGTATGAGAATGTTCTCGTAGGGGAACACCAGTTGTTCGTCGGGCTGCATCCGCGCTGTGAGGACAGGGACGGAAGACAGACGGACGACCTTCTCCGTGACGCTTCCGAGGAGGTATCGTGACACCCCCTCCCGACCGTGGGTCGGCATCACGATCACGTCGTACTCGTATCGCTCGGCGTACTCGACGATCGTCGGCGCTGGATGCCCCTGGACGACGTCGGAATCGTAGTCGGCACCGAGTGCATCCAGTGTCTTTTCTGCTTCCTCGACGATGTCCTCGCCCTCCTGGATAAGGGCGTCAACGACCTCGGTTTCGACGACCGTGACACTATCGCGTGTCGTATCCGCGACGAACAGGACGTGGATCGTGGCGTCGGCCCAGTGTGCGATCTCGGCAGTGTGATGCAATGCCTCCGCAGCCCCATCGCTTCCATCGAACGGGAGCAGAATGTCCTCGTACATGTACAGTGTGAGTACCTACGGGCATCACTCTCAAGTGGCTTGTCACCCACCGGCAGAGGCGTCTCGCTCACCACTCGAGTCCAGCTCCCGAACCCACATCACCGGAACTGGCGACGTTCGGACGATCTTCGCACTTACTCCACCCATCATGTAGCGGCTGAAATCGGTCGTGCCGTGCGTGCCGAGGATCGTGAAGTCGATCTCGTGTGTATCGATGTAGTTCCGGATCTCTTTGGACGGGACACCGACTTCGATTTCACTCTCGATGCGATCGACGGTCGCCGCCTCTGCGGTCTCAATGGCGTCTGCGATGATCTCGTCCGCTCGGGTGGTGAGTTCCTCATCGTTCACCAGAGAGCGAACATCCGGACCGAGGCTTCCTGTCTCGACAACGTGGAGTAAATGAAGCGTGGCACCAGTTGCGTTTGCGAGGGCAACGCCTTCGGATACCGCGAGTTCCGAACCACGGCTGCCGTCCGTGGGAACCAGAAGCTCTTGACACGGATAGGTGAGTGATTGGGTCCTGGGATTGACTGCGATCACCGGGACGTCTGCGGTGTTGATAACGCGCTCTGTAACGCTTCCCAGGAGAAACCGCTGCAATCCACGCCGTCCGTGGGTGGGCATCACGATCAACCCGATGGCTGACTGCGTACTATACTCGACAATCACCTCGTAGGGGTCACCGTGGAGTACCTCCGAGACCACGGTGATGCCGCGTTCTGTCGCGCGCTGTGCTGCTTCGTTCACGATCTCTGTTCCTTCCTGCTCCAGAACGTCATCCACATCGTCTTGCATTCCGCTAAGGCTGTCTTGGCTGGTGTCTACGACATTGAGGACGTGGATCGTTGCCTCGTGTTCGGCGGCTATCTGGAGGGCATAGTCGAGGACCGATGCTGCTGGCTCGCTCCCATCTGTGGGAAAGAGGATCTGGTCGTACATAGGAGAGGTCAGGGACTGAATAGGTGTTACTGACCCTCCGTAGTGATATCCAACGTTCCTTCTTCTGCCGTCTGGGCCTCACGCCACCAGACGAGCTCGAACTCGATACTCTGTTTTGCCTCGGTATCCCCTTCAGACCAGTCCGACTCGCCTTCAAGCTTGAACGTCACCGGGTTCGTCGGGTCCAACTGAACCTGCTTCCCACCGAGTTCGAGCGTCACAGCGTCGTCGCCGTCGAGTTGCTCGGCTAGTTCGCGGAGATACGATGCGATTTCGGACCGCGTTTTCTCGGCTTCAGTTTCGAGTTCTCCCATACGTACGAGTACGTGAGATGTCAGGATAAACGGAGGGGACATTCTCTAGCGGGAGGAATAGCTCACCGGTGCTAGATCAGAGATACACTGCATGAGCCCGGTTGATGAGTCGATTCTGTTTTCTTACCAACAACAGTCCCAACGCGTATGCATTGAGACGACCAGTCTCAACTTCCAGACGGTGTCGACGCCGTCGATCCCAGCCGGTCGTACAGCGCCCGTTCGTCCATACGCCCCCGACGGCGGTCACGGTGAAAAGGAACGGGGAGGGTCCCCCGGATCGGCGGGACACCTTTTGTGCCCCACCGCCGTACGAGGGCGTATGTCCGGTTCGCTTCCACGCCAGCGGTTCGTCCTCGACACGTCCCTGTTCATCACGGAGGAGATCCGGCAGGAGGACGAATCGTTGGAGGCCGCTATCCGCCGCTTGCTCGACCTCGTGGCGACGGCCCGGCTGGAGCTCAACATCTCGTGTTATATGCCGCCCTCGATCCACGACGAACTCGCCGCGATGCTCCGGGACCGCGACGTGGACGAGGAGGTGTTCTCGCGGCTGGACACGTGGGTCGTGCGCAAGAGTCCGGACCGCTACGGCGTGACCATTCCGGCGAACATCGTCTACGACTTCATCGACGAGATGAGCGACCGGGTCGATCGCGGTCT
This window encodes:
- a CDS encoding mechanosensitive ion channel family protein, yielding MIGQVSPPKWLIDILAAYEQVLSELFWFIVGFGVVYLISQVFLVPLATQVVRSRNRNNPTIETATKTYLRVVLIGFATLTGIIAAGYGRILSESAVIIAALTFALGIAGQQVFGSLISGMFLVADPDFNVGDWIEWPGGEGTVEAVDFRVTRIRTPNHETISVPNTELTTNAITRPYGRNRYRLTEQVYVAYYEDTERALLELQQIATNLESVLGDPAPNTRIVKLGENAITIQAEFWTENPRHINILTLRSDFRRLVKRHFDEEDITLAPPSAQLLSGGVTVTDRRSESPASNSE
- a CDS encoding universal stress protein, which gives rise to MYSDILIPTDGSPGAQEAIEHGLEIAQQYEATVHALYVVDTRVSRSGPLLESLQREGRKAVRDLEVAGTQAGLTVVTEVVEGVPPQEILEYSAMQGIDLIVMGTQGRTGIDRFVMGSVAERVVRHSPVPVLMVRRE
- a CDS encoding class I SAM-dependent methyltransferase; this encodes MPKSAPFERYTDQYESWFDTHEDTYQSEVEALQRLIPQPGFGIEIGVGSARFASPLGMQVGLDPADDMLIRARERGIDVVKGVAESLPFRDGTFDTALIVTTICFVDDIPQTLAEARRVLRPDGSLVIGYIDKDSPVGQIYQETKSENPFYREAVFVSTDELVDALDAAGFSEFEFVQTIYHWPDEIDEPEPIEEGYGGGSFVGIKATL
- a CDS encoding APC family permease gives rise to the protein MSELRRELGLLEAVVYGVGLILGAGIYAILGEATGVTGGSIVISFLLAALIASLTGLSYAELASLFPKAEGDYIYVHEAFDRKLISDMTALGRLFMGVISSAAVALAFSGYLSAFVDVPSIPIAILLVVVMTGINFWGIDLSTKINVLFTGIEVAGLVIIIWIASGSWGNAEILHAPNGAFGVIHAGFLIFFAYLGFGSIVNLSEETEDATVTIPRAIIFSIGITTLLYVLVGLSAVALVDWRVLGRSASPLAEVARVGWGPLGSTVLGAIALFSTTNTVLILQISTSRLFYGVSKSEYHVFPEMFSRVHSSRQTPHYAVVVVGLITIPFIFLGDIGLVAGLANLMLLVVFVLVNAALLKLRYSRPDLERGFRTPLNVGQLSITAVAGLLSSLGLIAFYVLTW
- a CDS encoding CNNM domain-containing protein; amino-acid sequence: MNGLELTLRLLSGVLLILANGFFVAIEFALTRVRQYPKSEFDIPGLERAWEMTQDLEIYLTSCQVGISATSIAVGIVAEPVLASLIDPVFENTLLTSIGAGGILAFVIINLLHLTHGEQTPTYLGVERTKFVVRYGATPLYWFAKLLYPVIVLGDSVAKWTLWLFGVEMTSAWLETETDRVESRADLRHRLGTLLDRGNLSEERQEEILNAFTVGERPVSDIMTDREDIIFLSTAVSAQENFDRIGTSLHTRFPLIGGDPADYRGVVYVPAVVDQIDELRRGEVTFEDIAVPQMTLRADTLISDAVDQFQDEHQELALVYDEDEENVVGLITATDALEAVMGEIEDPLDIKLRERKSVPQ
- a CDS encoding hemolysin family protein, which translates into the protein MVNVALSLAQVVLALALVVLNGFFVAAEFAFVRIRGTSVEQLAEEGRPGAGTLQEVMVSLDDYLATTQLGITIASLGLGWVGEPAVAALIEPVLEPILPAGLIHLVAFAIGFSIITFLHVVFGELAPKTLAIAQTERLSLFLAPPMKVFYYILYPGIVVFNGAANAFTRALGVPPASETDETLGERELLRVLTRSGEEGDIDVAEVKMIERVFDLDDVVVREVMVPRPDVVSVPADASLSDLQSIVLEAGHTRYPVLDADDSDQVIGFVDVKDVLRAEVEDGDAEIVGDIAREIVIAPETMALSDLLRQFREDQQQMAAVIDEWGAFEGIATVEDVVEALVGDLRDEFDMDEREPSIRRRGDEGYDIDGSVPLSKINDMIEGDFTSEEVETIGGLVLEQLNRAPERGDRVEVDGYVIEVTSVEGTRISTVWVHEREEDDSVVD
- a CDS encoding universal stress protein, translating into MYEDILLPFDGSDGAAEALHHTAEIAHWADATIHVLFVADTTRDSVTVVETEVVDALIQEGEDIVEEAEKTLDALGADYDSDVVQGHPAPTIVEYAERYEYDVIVMPTHGREGVSRYLLGSVTEKVVRLSSVPVLTARMQPDEQLVFPYENILIPTDGSAGAAHAAEYGLSLAAALDATVHVLSVVDDTSLGLDVRSTISGHEREQVATDAVDDVVSEAETRGVSNTVRHVEHGSPIELILGTIDSNDIHAVVMGTTGRRGSDRILLGSVAEKTVRSAPVPVITVGHRE
- a CDS encoding universal stress protein → MYDQILFPTDGSEPAASVLDYALQIAAEHEATIHVLNVVDTSQDSLSGMQDDVDDVLEQEGTEIVNEAAQRATERGITVVSEVLHGDPYEVIVEYSTQSAIGLIVMPTHGRRGLQRFLLGSVTERVINTADVPVIAVNPRTQSLTYPCQELLVPTDGSRGSELAVSEGVALANATGATLHLLHVVETGSLGPDVRSLVNDEELTTRADEIIADAIETAEAATVDRIESEIEVGVPSKEIRNYIDTHEIDFTILGTHGTTDFSRYMMGGVSAKIVRTSPVPVMWVRELDSSGERDASAGG
- a CDS encoding amphi-Trp domain-containing protein encodes the protein MGELETEAEKTRSEIASYLRELAEQLDGDDAVTLELGGKQVQLDPTNPVTFKLEGESDWSEGDTEAKQSIEFELVWWREAQTAEEGTLDITTEGQ
- a CDS encoding RNA ligase partner protein produces the protein MSGSLPRQRFVLDTSLFITEEIRQEDESLEAAIRRLLDLVATARLELNISCYMPPSIHDELAAMLRDRDVDEEVFSRLDTWVVRKSPDRYGVTIPANIVYDFIDEMSDRVDRGLRVSEEAIREVEQLGPDDMTADDPNEYMTAADRVLSNMRDKYRRALRQGVLDSREDFDLLVLARELDAGVVTEDRGIISWADEFGLRYVRGGQFPTLLEEYLRATGADDA